The window agttaaaaaaaaacattaacttcaTTTTAAAGTGACTGTTTCAGTACTTAACAGATTTACAGGTCTTAGTGcgacaatattttgaaaaaaagacttaatataattttaataacatttttgcaGATGCTGATAAAAAATCCGACTCCCCCATGCCTGTCATAAAACGTACTGTATTTCAACATAATACCATTATTAATCGTAATGTTATGCAGTGAGTTGtgttatttaaatcaaatcctttaaggaaatttataaacattttttctttcttctaaaTGCTCTTCATTTCCCTCCTCACCATATAGTGATGCAAATATGCTTATTGAGGCAGTACCCTTTACTTCGGTAGGTAAACTACAACCATTCCTATTGACCATGAACTCTTCCGCATTACTGTTGGCGGATTTTCACTGTCATTTGACTATGCATGAGGTGTGTGGCTATTTGGGTGGCACTTGGGATATTAATTCGCAcagtaagttttttattttattaggaAAATAACGATATTAACGTTTACGTTTTAGCTTTGGCTATAACAAAAGCCTACCCCTGTCGCAATACTCGTTTTGATCGTTCTAAAGCTGGAGAGGTTGAACGTGAGATACAAAAAGCCATGATGAAAGATCAATTATTACTAGTGGGTTGGTATCATTCACATCCCAAATTTCAAGCTGAGCCTACTTTACGAGATTGTGATGCTCAATTAGATTATCAAATTAAAATGAGAGGATCTTCAGATGCCACCTATACGCCTTGTGTGGCGTTAGTGATATGTAagtctttttaagtttttaagaaCTTTCCCAagataaattttggttttttgttttctagccCCGTACTTTGATGAAAATCCCACCTTAGAATCGGTGGTAAAATCAATTTGGGTTATGCCACCCAATGAGAATAAACAGGCCTTGGAATATGGCCGTCCTATGCTGATGCAATATTCTGTATTACCCGACAAAGAGATACCCGAAGAGGTACGCACTGAAATACAATCCTGTGTTGATTATTACACACAATTTCGCAATGAAGTAGTACGCTTCTCGAGCGTCTACAGTGATGATGTTACTTATATTGAGAAACTGAAAAATACTCTTTATCCCAAGTTTCCAATGAAGCAAAATGATAAAGCTTTATGGAATTGGATATGTGCCGTTTTGGGTTGTGAGCAGGAAGATGATTTTATACCACccaaaactattaaaatcatTGACACTAAAGAAGAATTGCCAAAATTACACATGGATACAAAATTGGAAATAAAACCGGAGGATGAGTTAAAGTGTGATGATTTGACTACAAAACAATTAAGCTCTGCTGAGGAGGCTTTAAGAGCGGCTGAAGAACAACAGCAAGCGGAGCAAAAGGCCAGTGAATTGAAGGTTTTATCTTTGCAAGAACAATTATGTTTGCCTTCTGGCCTTAATATGAATCCAGTAAGAATGTTATCGCCTTTGGCCACACCAAATCCTATTGCTACCACCACGGCCACTACAAATGCTACTAGCATTCCTCCCATTATACCACCTCTAGTGCAACCACCGACAGTTCCTCCCCCGGGTTTGCTGCCACCTATGCCTCCTTCTTTGCCATCATTGCCACAGTTGCCTACAGCAGCTCCTAACTTGCCCTCTGCCTCACCCAGAGACAGTCCCATCACCATACCCTCAAACTCGGCTTCTCCGGCCAAATTTGAAATGCCCGTAAGAGCTTCTCCTTCACCAGCCAAGTCTGACACGTCTTCACACACTTCAAGGACTCGCAACTCTCCAGCACCCAGTCCTGGCAAGTTCAGTATTAGTGATATAGCTCGCAACAGCCCTAGTATTACACCAACCAATAAATTTGATCCCACAACAGGGGCTTTAGTGCCGCCCACTGTTTCTTCCTCAACAGCGCATGGCATACCCTCAGCTAATGATTTGATGGCTGCTAGTTTGGCTCAATTAGCCGGTCAACTGCCGCCTAATTTCCTGCAAACCGATTTGGCCGCACTTTTCCAGCAACGTAAAGATTATGGCAGTACATCGCTCAATCAATTAGCTGCTGCTGCCGCAAAAGTAGGAGGACAAAATAAATCACAAAACGCCACAGCCACTTCCACCTCAGCTGCAGCCCAGTCTGGCGTACCCGATTTCTCAGATCCCAATGTGGCTGCCGCTGTGGCCGCTTATTCACAAAGCTTCAACATGCCTCGCCTGCAAGATATGATGCCTCAGGCAGCAGCACCTACACCCACACAAAGCAAATCAAAAGAGAGATCCTCCAAATCgtcttcatcatcatcgtctTCGTCCTCATCATCCACCTCGTCGAACTcgtataaaactaaactaatgaAAGAATTGGATGAATTGAAAAATGATCCCTTGAAAATGAGTGAACTCATAAGATCACCAGAATATGCAGCTCTTTTACTGCAACAAGCCGAAGCTTTGGGAGCCACCACTTTGGGCACTTTGGGATTTGGAGCAGATTTTAGTTATCTAACAGGAGGCGCTGGTATGCAACCTTCAACCTCCTCGTCCTCATCTTCAGCAGGAGGCAAAAGTAAAAATTCTTCAGCAGCAGCTGCTGCGGCGAATGCAGCCGCTGTATCGGCAGCAGCTTTAACGGCTGACTACAATAATCTTATACAAGCCTCCAAGTTGTTGGGTTACGACTCATATTTACagcagcaaacaaaaaataatgatttaaatgctttcatacaacaacaaatgGCAGCTGCAGCAGCTGCTGTTCAGGTACCCTCAGCTCCGACTCCTAGCACTTCCAaaaagcaacagcagcaacaggcGCAAGCGCAGGCTCAAGCACAGGCTCAGGCTCAGGCCCAAGCGCAGGCCCAGGCACAAGCTCAAGCACAGGCTCAAGCTCACAACGATTATACTCAACTCTTGCAAACATACACCAAGTTTTTTGATCCCAACTTCGGAGCTTTAATAGCGGCAAAAGGTGCAGGTCCCTCATCACATGAATTGTCTGCCTTGCTATCTGGCGGTGTGGGAGGAGCCAGCGGTCCCTCCACCTCCTCCTCTTCatcgaaacaaaaacaaaaggaagCTCAACAGCAACTCACTCAACAAACTGATATGTTAAATCAACTATTGCAATCGGAAAAACAGCAAAGCGATCTTAATGCTTTGCTCTATCATCAAAATAAAGCTGCCGCTGACTTAAATGCTCTTTTCGCACAACCTACCGGTCAGCCACCCTCGGCCAATACACCATCATCCTCCAAATCCGGAGGTGGAGGCTCAGGACCTAATTCCACTGGTGCTCCCTCACCTTTAACTGATCCCGCTGCTGCTTATTATAATGCTTTGGCCCATGAGAAAATTCAAGATTATGCCGCTTTctttcaacagcaacaacagcaagcTGGTAAATTTGGTATACCCGATCCTTTAGCTAAGTCAACATTAGCCGCTAACAATCTGTTCATGTCTCCTTCAGCTTTGTTGAAAATGCAGCAAGAATCGATAAATGCCATGATGATGAAACCACCCAAGTCGACTTCATCCTCCTCCCGTACACGGGAATCGTCGGCCTCACCAGCCCTGGAACGTCTAACACCTACAAAATCAGCCTTGTCTGGAGGCGGCGGCGGTAGTGGTGGCAGCTCGAATGCTGGAGGTGGTGGCGGCGGCGGTTCGGGAGGtggtaaatataattttagtgcTGT of the Lucilia cuprina isolate Lc7/37 chromosome 2, ASM2204524v1, whole genome shotgun sequence genome contains:
- the LOC111689081 gene encoding MPN domain-containing protein CG4751 isoform X1, which encodes MQEGELEPQPDNEKMLGNQNELSGNSLNEEIDASVTATTASEAAMSSTLSDTITQVIAASVAPLGTSVAATSVTNTTGAVAGVTVASSSLDTAAGTVDAESGQMDKAEDSDVGEDDADDETKENYEGFNGTGRNITLQTLMAANVLQPGKSVMTIEYLGQKFVGDLLPDGKIKSQETETVFLTPSAWAMNCKRIINPEKKSGCGWGSVKYKGKKLDSYKNSWLRKCALQKDSISEDIDGDADKKSDSPMPVIKRTVFQHNTIINRNVMHDANMLIEAVPFTSVGKLQPFLLTMNSSALLLADFHCHLTMHEVCGYLGGTWDINSHTLAITKAYPCRNTRFDRSKAGEVEREIQKAMMKDQLLLVGWYHSHPKFQAEPTLRDCDAQLDYQIKMRGSSDATYTPCVALVISPYFDENPTLESVVKSIWVMPPNENKQALEYGRPMLMQYSVLPDKEIPEEVRTEIQSCVDYYTQFRNEVVRFSSVYSDDVTYIEKLKNTLYPKFPMKQNDKALWNWICAVLGCEQEDDFIPPKTIKIIDTKEELPKLHMDTKLEIKPEDELKCDDLTTKQLSSAEEALRAAEEQQQAEQKASELKVLSLQEQLCLPSGLNMNPVRMLSPLATPNPIATTTATTNATSIPPIIPPLVQPPTVPPPGLLPPMPPSLPSLPQLPTAAPNLPSASPRDSPITIPSNSASPAKFEMPVRASPSPAKSDTSSHTSRTRNSPAPSPGKFSISDIARNSPSITPTNKFDPTTGALVPPTVSSSTAHGIPSANDLMAASLAQLAGQLPPNFLQTDLAALFQQRKDYGSTSLNQLAAAAAKVGGQNKSQNATATSTSAAAQSGVPDFSDPNVAAAVAAYSQSFNMPRLQDMMPQAAAPTPTQSKSKERSSKSSSSSSSSSSSSTSSNSYKTKLMKELDELKNDPLKMSELIRSPEYAALLLQQAEALGATTLGTLGFGADFSYLTGGAGMQPSTSSSSSSAGGKSKNSSAAAAAANAAAVSAAALTADYNNLIQASKLLGYDSYLQQQTKNNDLNAFIQQQMAAAAAAVQVPSAPTPSTSKKQQQQQAQAQAQAQAQAQAQAQAQAQAQAQAQAHNDYTQLLQTYTKFFDPNFGALIAAKGAGPSSHELSALLSGGVGGASGPSTSSSSSKQKQKEAQQQLTQQTDMLNQLLQSEKQQSDLNALLYHQNKAAADLNALFAQPTGQPPSANTPSSSKSGGGGSGPNSTGAPSPLTDPAAAYYNALAHEKIQDYAAFFQQQQQQAGKFGIPDPLAKSTLAANNLFMSPSALLKMQQESINAMMMKPPKSTSSSSRTRESSASPALERLTPTKSALSGGGGGSGGSSNAGGGGGGGSGGGKYNFSAVDLAISSVPSNTPSPAPSDGSNSSSHRRPSNTPPVDLTRLYGELAPPGSLAALSVGLANAGLANAATKKRMEFSSIADLAAPPPAKIPKTGDDVLNLSNE
- the LOC111689081 gene encoding MPN domain-containing protein CG4751 isoform X4, whose translation is MQEGELEPQPDNEKMLGNQNELSGNSLNEEIDASVTATTASEAAMSSTLSDTITQVIAASVAPLGTSVAATSVTNTTGAVAGVTVASSSLDTAAGTVDAESGQMDKAEDSDVGEDDADDETKENYEGFNGTGRNITLQTLMAANVLQPGKSVMTIEYLGQKFVGDLLPDGKIKSQETETVFLTPSAWAMNCKRIINPEKKSGCGWGSVKYKGKKLDSYKNSWLRKCALQKDSISEDIDGDADKKSDSPMPVIKRTVFQHNTIINRNVMHDANMLIEAVPFTSVGKLQPFLLTMNSSALLLADFHCHLTMHEVCGYLGGTWDINSHTLAITKAYPCRNTRFDRSKAGEVEREIQKAMMKDQLLLVGWYHSHPKFQAEPTLRDCDAQLDYQIKMRGSSDATYTPCVALVISPYFDENPTLESVVKSIWVMPPNENKQALEYGRPMLMQYSVLPDKEIPEEVRTEIQSCVDYYTQFRNEVVRFSSVYSDDVTYIEKLKNTLYPKFPMKQNDKALWNWICAVLGCEQEDDFIPPKTIKIIDTKEELPKLHMDTKLEIKPEDELKCDDLTTKQLSSAEEALRAAEEQQQAEQKASELKVLSLQEQLCLPSGLNMNPVRMLSPLATPNPIATTTATTNATSIPPIIPPLVQPPTVPPPGLLPPMPPSLPSLPQLPTAAPNLPSASPRDSPITIPSNSASPAKFEMPVRASPSPAKSDTSSHTSRTRNSPAPSPGKFSISDIARNSPSITPTNKFDPTTGALVPPTVSSSTAHGIPSANDLMAASLAQLAGQLPPNFLQTDLAALFQQRKDYGSTSLNQLAAAAAKVGGQNKSQNATATSTSAAAQSGVPDFSDPNVAAAVAAYSQSFNMPRLQDMMPQAAAPTPTQSKSKERSSKSSSSSSSSSSSSTSSNSYKTKLMKELDELKNDPLKMSELIRSPEYAALLLQQAEALGATTLGTLGFGADFSYLTGGAGMQPSTSSSSSSAGGKSKNSSAAAAAANAAAVSAAALTADYNNLIQASKLLGYDSYLQQQTKNNDLNAFIQQQMAAAAAAVQVPSAPTPSTSKKQQQQQAQAQAQAQAQAQAQAQAQAQAQAQAQAHNDYTQLLQTYTKFFDPNFGALIAAKGAGPSSHELSALLSGGVGGASGPSTSSSSSKQKQKEAQQQLTQQTDMLNQLLQSEKQQSDLNALLYHQNKAAADLNALFAQPTGQPPSANTPSSSKSGGGGSGPNSTGAPSPLTDPAAAYYNALAHEKIQDYAAFFQQQQQQAALLKMQQESINAMMMKPPKSTSSSSRTRESSASPALERLTPTKSALSGGGGGSGGSSNAGGGGGGGSGGGKYNFSAVDLAISSVPSNTPSPAPSDGSNSSSHRRPSNTPPVDLTRLYGELAPPGSLAALSVGLANAGLANAATKKRMEFSSIADLAAPPPAKIPKTGDDVLNLSNE
- the LOC111689081 gene encoding MPN domain-containing protein CG4751 isoform X3, whose protein sequence is MQEGELEPQPDNEKMLGNQNELSGNSLNEEIDASVTATTASEAAMSSTLSDTITQVIAASVAPLGTSVAATSVTNTTGAVAGVTVASSSLDTAAGTVDAESGQMDKAEDSDVGEDDADDETKENYEGFNGTGRNITLQTLMAANVLQPGKSVMTIEYLGQKFVGDLLPDGKIKSQETETVFLTPSAWAMNCKRIINPEKKSGCGWGSVKYKGKKLDSYKNSWLRKCALQKDSISEDIDGDADKKSDSPMPVIKRTVFQHNTIINRNVMHDANMLIEAVPFTSVGKLQPFLLTMNSSALLLADFHCHLTMHEVCGYLGGTWDINSHTLAITKAYPCRNTRFDRSKAGEVEREIQKAMMKDQLLLVGWYHSHPKFQAEPTLRDCDAQLDYQIKMRGSSDATYTPCVALVISPYFDENPTLESVVKSIWVMPPNENKQALEYGRPMLMQYSVLPDKEIPEEVRTEIQSCVDYYTQFRNEVVRFSSVYSDDVTYIEKLKNTLYPKFPMKQNDKALWNWICAVLGCEQEDDFIPPKTIKIIDTKEELPKLHMDTKLEIKPEDELKCDDLTTKQLSSAEEALRAAEEQQQAEQKASELKVLSLQEQLCLPSGLNMNPVRMLSPLATPNPIATTTATTNATSIPPIIPPLVQPPTVPPPGLLPPMPPSLPSLPQLPTAAPNLPSASPRDSPITIPSNSASPAKFEMPVRASPSPAKSDTSSHTSRTRNSPAPSPGKFSISDIARNSPSITPTNKFDPTTGALVPPTVSSSTAHGIPSANDLMAASLAQLAGQLPPNFLQTDLAALFQQRKDYGSTSLNQLAAAAAKVGGQNKSQNATATSTSAAAQSGVPDFSDPNVAAAVAAYSQSFNMPRLQDMMPQAAAPTPTQSKSKERSSKSSSSSSSSSSSSTSSNSYKTKLMKELDELKNDPLKMSELIRSPEYAALLLQQAEALGATTLGTLGFGADFSYLTGGAGMQPSTSSSSSSAGGKSKNSSAAAAAANAAAVSAAALTADYNNLIQASKLLGYDSYLQQQTKNNDLNAFIQQQMAAAAAAVQVPSAPTPSTSKKQQQQQAQAQAQAQAQAQAQAQAQAQAQAQAQAHNDYTQLLQTYTKFFDPNFGALIAAKGAGPSSHELSALLSGGVGGASGPSTSSSSSKQKQKEAQQQLTQQTDMLNQLLQSEKQQSDLNALLYHQNKAAADLNALFAQPTGQPPSANTPSSSKSGGGGSGPNSTGAPSPLTDPAAAYYNALAHEKIQDYAAFFQQQQQQAGKFGIPDPLAKSTLAANNLFMSPSALLKMQQESINAMMMKPPKSTSSSSRTRESSASPALERLTPTKSALSGGGGGSGGSSNAGGGGGGGSGGAPSDGSNSSSHRRPSNTPPVDLTRLYGELAPPGSLAALSVGLANAGLANAATKKRMEFSSIADLAAPPPAKIPKTGDDVLNLSNE
- the LOC111689081 gene encoding MPN domain-containing protein CG4751 isoform X2 — protein: MQEGELEPQPDNEKMLGNQNELSGNSLNEEIDASVTATTASEAAMSSTLSDTITQVIAASVAPLGTSVAATSVTNTTGAVAGVTVASSSLDTAAGTVDAESGQMDKAEDSDVGEDDADDETKENYEGFNGTGRNITLQTLMAANVLQPGKSVMTIEYLGQKFVGDLLPDGKIKSQETETVFLTPSAWAMNCKRIINPEKKSGCGWGSVKYKGKKLDSYKNSWLRKCALQKDSISEDIDGDADKKSDSPMPVIKRTVFQHNTIINRNVMHDANMLIEAVPFTSVGKLQPFLLTMNSSALLLADFHCHLTMHEVCGYLGGTWDINSHTLAITKAYPCRNTRFDRSKAGEVEREIQKAMMKDQLLLVGWYHSHPKFQAEPTLRDCDAQLDYQIKMRGSSDATYTPCVALVISPYFDENPTLESVVKSIWVMPPNENKQALEYGRPMLMQYSVLPDKEIPEEVRTEIQSCVDYYTQFRNEVVRFSSVYSDDVTYIEKLKNTLYPKFPMKQNDKALWNWICAVLGCEQEDDFIPPKTIKIIDTKEELPKLHMDTKLEIKPEDELKCDDLTTKQLSSAEEALRAAEEQQQAEQKASELKVLSLQEQLCLPSGLNMNPVRMLSPLATPNPIATTTATTNATSIPPIIPPLVQPPTVPPPGLLPPMPPSLPSLPQLPTAAPNLPSASPRDSPITIPSNSASPAKFEMPVRASPSPAKSDTSSHTSRTRNSPAPSPGKFSISDIARNSPSITPTNKFDPTTGALVPPTVSSSTAHGIPSANDLMAASLAQLAGQLPPNFLQTDLAALFQQRKDYGSTSLNQLAAAAAKVGGQNKSQNATATSTSAAAQSGVPDFSDPNVAAAVAAYSQSFNMPRLQDMMPQAAAPTPTQSKSKERSSKSSSSSSSSSSSSTSSNSYKTKLMKELDELKNDPLKMSELIRSPEYAALLLQQAEALGATTLGTLGFGADFSYLTGGAGMQPSTSSSSSSAGGKSKNSSAAAAAANAAAVSAAALTADYNNLIQASKLLGYDSYLQQQTKNNDLNAFIQQQMAAAAAAVQVPSAPTPSTSKKQQQQQAQAQAQAQAQAQAQAQAQAQAQAQAQAHNDYTQLLQTYTKFFDPNFGALIAAKGAGPSSHELSALLSGGVGGASGPSTSSSSSKQKQKEAQQQLTQQTDMLNQLLQSEKQQSDLNALLYHQNKAAADLNALFAQPTGQPPSANTPSSSKSGGGGSGPNSTGAPSPLTDPAAAYYNALAHEKIQDYAAFFQQQQQQAGKFALLKMQQESINAMMMKPPKSTSSSSRTRESSASPALERLTPTKSALSGGGGGSGGSSNAGGGGGGGSGGGKYNFSAVDLAISSVPSNTPSPAPSDGSNSSSHRRPSNTPPVDLTRLYGELAPPGSLAALSVGLANAGLANAATKKRMEFSSIADLAAPPPAKIPKTGDDVLNLSNE